The following proteins come from a genomic window of Nostoc sp. ATCC 53789:
- the fabZ gene encoding 3-hydroxyacyl-ACP dehydratase FabZ, which translates to MSILTEVNTIDPTTSTSTELQGINETAIASEIKTTFTSEEIQKLLPHRYPFLLVDKIIDYVPGKKAVGVKNVTINENYFQGHFPGRPLMPGVLIVEAMAQVGGIVLTQMSPVEGGLFVFAGIDKVRFRRQVVPGDQLVMTVELLWVKQRRFGKMQGRAEVDGQLACEGELMFSLVN; encoded by the coding sequence AAGTGAATACTATCGATCCAACTACATCTACATCTACCGAACTACAGGGTATAAATGAGACTGCGATCGCCTCTGAAATAAAAACAACTTTCACATCTGAAGAAATTCAAAAATTATTACCCCACCGCTACCCATTTTTACTTGTAGATAAAATAATTGACTACGTTCCAGGTAAAAAAGCTGTTGGCGTTAAAAATGTTACTATCAACGAAAACTATTTCCAAGGACATTTCCCCGGCCGTCCACTGATGCCAGGGGTGCTAATTGTCGAAGCAATGGCACAAGTTGGGGGCATTGTTCTCACTCAAATGTCTCCGGTAGAAGGCGGGCTATTCGTCTTCGCTGGTATCGATAAAGTTCGCTTTCGCCGCCAGGTCGTACCGGGGGATCAACTAGTCATGACAGTGGAACTGTTATGGGTAAAACAACGTCGTTTCGGTAAGATGCAAGGTCGTGCCGAAGTTGACGGTCAACTTGCTTGTGAAGGGGAATTAATGTTTTCTCTAGTCAACTAA
- the lpxA gene encoding acyl-ACP--UDP-N-acetylglucosamine O-acyltransferase — MKTLIHPTAVIHPKSELHHTVQVGAYAVIGAHVKVGPETIIGAHAVLEGPCEIGAQNQIFTGAAIGMEPQDLKFVGEPTWVKIGDNNLIREYVTINRATGAGEATVIGDGNLLMAYVHVAHNCVIEDQVVIANSVALAGHVHIESRARLSGVLGVHQFVRIGRHAMVGGMARIDRDVAPYMLVEGNPARVRTLNLVGLKRSGMDSADLLALKKAFRILYRSDLSFKDALEKLELLGDSEQLQHLRRFLLLSQMPGRRGLIPGKGKKSTSDE, encoded by the coding sequence TTGAAAACGCTAATTCATCCAACTGCTGTAATTCATCCGAAATCGGAACTCCACCATACAGTGCAAGTCGGTGCCTATGCTGTGATTGGAGCGCATGTCAAAGTGGGCCCTGAAACAATAATCGGCGCTCATGCTGTGTTAGAGGGGCCTTGTGAGATTGGGGCGCAAAATCAGATTTTTACAGGTGCAGCCATCGGTATGGAACCCCAGGATCTCAAGTTTGTGGGAGAACCAACTTGGGTCAAAATTGGTGATAACAACTTAATTCGTGAGTACGTTACTATTAACCGCGCTACTGGTGCTGGTGAAGCAACAGTAATTGGTGATGGTAACTTGCTGATGGCTTATGTCCATGTGGCCCATAACTGCGTAATTGAAGACCAGGTAGTGATTGCCAACTCTGTAGCGTTGGCGGGTCATGTGCATATTGAATCACGCGCCAGGCTGAGTGGGGTTTTAGGTGTCCATCAATTTGTGCGTATTGGTAGACACGCAATGGTGGGAGGTATGGCACGTATTGACCGAGATGTAGCCCCATATATGCTAGTAGAGGGAAATCCGGCGCGAGTGCGAACCCTCAACCTTGTGGGACTCAAACGGTCTGGTATGGACTCAGCAGATTTGCTTGCGCTGAAAAAAGCCTTCCGCATTCTTTACCGTTCTGATTTGTCCTTTAAAGATGCCTTGGAAAAACTGGAACTTTTAGGGGATAGCGAACAATTACAACATCTGCGTCGCTTCCTGCTACTTTCTCAGATGCCAGGTAGACGTGGCTTGATTCCCGGTAAAGGGAAAAAAAGCACGAGTGATGAATAA
- the lpxB gene encoding lipid-A-disaccharide synthase has protein sequence MRIFISTGEVSGDLQGSLLITALKRQAMAIGLKLEIVALGGEKMVEAGAILLGNTSSIGSMGILEGLPYVLPTLQVQRQAIASLKQNPPDLVVLIDYMTPNLEIGTYMKQQLPDVPVVYYIAPQEWAWSLSLRRTNRIVGFTDKLLAIFPQEAHYFREKGAKVTWVGHPLIDRMQDAPSRQAARATLGIAPEQIAIALLPASRRQELKYLLPVIFQAAQTIQAKLPEVHFWIPLSLEVYRQPIEEAIRRYGLRATVLSGQQMEVFAAADLAISKSGTVNLELALLNVPQVVVYRLSRLTAWIARKILKGSIAFASPPNLVVMKPIVPEFLQEQATAENIIQSAMELLLNPSRREQTLLDYEEMRQSLGEVGVCDRAAQEILQMVAGSRGQEDKGTMGQGDKR, from the coding sequence ATGCGGATTTTTATCAGCACTGGCGAAGTATCTGGCGATTTACAAGGGTCGCTGCTAATTACAGCGCTGAAGCGTCAAGCTATGGCGATTGGGTTGAAATTAGAGATTGTGGCGCTGGGTGGCGAAAAAATGGTGGAGGCTGGGGCAATCTTATTGGGCAATACTAGTAGTATCGGCTCAATGGGTATTCTAGAAGGGTTGCCTTATGTTTTACCGACTCTCCAGGTACAACGTCAGGCGATCGCTTCTCTAAAACAAAATCCACCTGATTTAGTAGTGCTGATCGATTATATGACTCCCAATCTGGAAATTGGGACTTATATGAAACAGCAGTTACCAGATGTGCCTGTGGTGTATTATATTGCTCCCCAAGAGTGGGCTTGGTCATTAAGTTTACGTAGAACTAACCGAATTGTTGGTTTTACAGATAAGCTGTTGGCAATCTTCCCACAAGAAGCCCATTACTTTCGTGAGAAAGGGGCAAAAGTTACTTGGGTAGGGCATCCTTTGATTGACCGAATGCAAGACGCTCCCAGTCGCCAAGCAGCGCGTGCAACACTGGGGATTGCGCCAGAACAAATTGCGATCGCACTTCTCCCCGCCTCTCGCCGCCAAGAATTAAAATATCTTTTACCAGTAATTTTTCAAGCCGCCCAAACTATTCAAGCTAAATTACCCGAAGTTCATTTCTGGATTCCCCTATCTTTGGAAGTCTATAGACAGCCAATTGAGGAGGCTATTAGGCGTTACGGTTTACGGGCGACAGTTCTATCAGGTCAACAAATGGAAGTTTTTGCTGCGGCTGATTTAGCCATTAGTAAATCTGGTACTGTCAATTTAGAACTTGCTCTGTTAAATGTGCCCCAAGTTGTAGTTTACCGCCTCAGTCGCCTGACTGCTTGGATAGCTCGTAAAATCCTCAAAGGTTCTATCGCCTTTGCATCGCCACCAAATTTAGTTGTGATGAAGCCGATTGTGCCAGAATTTTTACAAGAGCAAGCCACAGCAGAGAATATTATCCAATCCGCGATGGAACTACTACTCAATCCCAGTCGCAGGGAGCAAACTTTGCTAGATTATGAAGAAATGCGGCAAAGTTTAGGAGAAGTTGGAGTGTGCGATCGCGCTGCTCAAGAGATTTTGCAAATGGTGGCGGGGAGTAGGGGACAAGAGGACAAGGGGACAATGGGACAAGGGGACAAGAGGTGA
- a CDS encoding DNA cytosine methyltransferase — MAYEMRKQRAIAVDLFAGAGGMTLGFEQAGFDVLASVEIDPIHCATHEFNFPYCSVLCQSVVDTTGEEIRSRSKIGDREIDVVICGSPCQGFSLIGKRVVDDPRNSLVFHFHRLVFELKPKFFVMENVRGITVGEHKQILQTLISEFKIYGYKVEENYQILNAANYGVPQSRERLFLIGAREDVELPKYPQPITKPALPNNLTSKKISDIPLSPTVWDAIKDLPEIEKYPELVIRDWVVGEYEKPSNYARILRGLKCLKNDYSYKREYDLRILSSSIRTKHSAETVQRFQETEQGEREKISRFHKLHPGGVCNTLRAGTDKYRGSFTSPRPIHPFTPRCITVREAARLHSYPDWFRFHVTKWHGFRQVGNSVPPLLAKAVASEIIRSLNISPFKPRLRYKLGDEKLLQFKMSQAEQYYQRE; from the coding sequence ATGGCTTATGAGATGAGAAAACAAAGAGCGATCGCAGTTGATTTGTTCGCTGGCGCAGGTGGTATGACTCTTGGCTTTGAACAAGCTGGTTTTGACGTGCTAGCGTCTGTAGAAATCGACCCTATCCACTGTGCAACACATGAGTTTAACTTTCCTTATTGCTCAGTGTTATGTCAAAGTGTTGTGGATACAACCGGTGAAGAAATTAGGAGTCGGTCTAAAATTGGCGATCGCGAAATTGATGTGGTAATTTGTGGCTCACCATGTCAAGGATTTTCTCTAATTGGTAAACGGGTTGTTGATGATCCGCGAAATTCTTTAGTGTTTCACTTTCATCGCCTAGTTTTTGAGCTAAAACCGAAATTCTTTGTAATGGAAAATGTTCGAGGGATAACGGTTGGTGAACATAAACAAATCCTTCAAACATTAATTAGTGAGTTTAAAATTTACGGTTATAAAGTAGAAGAAAATTACCAAATTCTCAATGCTGCAAATTACGGAGTACCACAGTCACGTGAGAGATTGTTTCTTATAGGTGCAAGGGAGGATGTAGAATTACCGAAATATCCTCAGCCGATTACAAAACCAGCATTACCAAATAATTTAACTTCTAAAAAAATATCTGATATCCCCTTGAGTCCTACAGTCTGGGATGCAATTAAAGATTTACCTGAAATAGAAAAATATCCTGAGTTAGTAATAAGAGATTGGGTTGTTGGAGAATACGAAAAGCCTAGTAACTATGCTCGTATACTTCGCGGTCTTAAATGCCTAAAAAATGATTATTCTTATAAACGTGAATATGATTTGCGAATCCTTTCTTCAAGTATAAGAACAAAACATTCTGCGGAAACTGTTCAACGTTTTCAGGAAACTGAACAAGGTGAAAGAGAAAAAATTAGTCGTTTTCATAAGCTACATCCTGGTGGTGTCTGCAATACTTTAAGAGCCGGAACAGATAAGTATAGGGGTTCTTTCACATCTCCTAGACCGATTCATCCATTTACGCCTCGTTGCATTACAGTCAGAGAAGCGGCGAGATTACATTCTTACCCCGATTGGTTTAGATTTCATGTAACCAAATGGCACGGATTTCGGCAAGTTGGTAACTCTGTACCACCGCTCCTAGCCAAAGCTGTAGCGAGTGAAATTATTCGTAGTTTGAATATTTCGCCTTTTAAGCCGAGGTTGCGATACAAGTTGGGAGACGAGAAGCTACTACAGTTTAAGATGTCGCAAGCGGAACAATATTATCAGCGTGAGTAA
- a CDS encoding aldo/keto reductase produces MTEGKTRRNFLITSIAVTGGIVATNAFGQNTTNTATPPATMPERMLGRTEIKLPIFGLGGAGQTPLSWEGKEDDATAIIQRALELGIRYFDTAASYGPSEDYLGKVLPPHRSKIFLASKTDQRDRDGAWRELERSLKRLNTDYLDLWQLHHVSFSEELDTIFSPSGAIKALEEAIQQKLVRFAGITGHHDPQVIAEGLRRYPFHTTLIPVNAADKHHPHPFIPVVLPVAQEKNVGVIAMKVPAYGRLFKPGGLTGMEQALGYTMSQPGVHCCVIAAETISQLESNVKIARAFVPLKKEELTAIALAAANVWEDSTFFRTWT; encoded by the coding sequence ATGACAGAAGGAAAAACGCGGCGTAATTTCCTAATTACCAGCATTGCTGTAACTGGAGGTATTGTGGCAACTAATGCTTTTGGGCAAAATACTACTAACACCGCCACACCGCCAGCAACTATGCCAGAACGGATGTTGGGACGCACGGAAATAAAACTCCCGATCTTCGGGTTAGGAGGAGCAGGCCAAACGCCGCTATCCTGGGAAGGAAAAGAGGATGATGCTACAGCAATTATTCAAAGAGCGCTAGAACTTGGCATTCGCTACTTTGATACGGCGGCTAGTTATGGGCCGAGTGAAGATTATTTAGGCAAAGTGCTACCACCCCATCGCTCAAAGATATTTTTAGCAAGCAAGACTGATCAAAGAGATCGGGATGGTGCATGGCGAGAATTGGAGCGATCGCTAAAACGTCTCAATACAGATTATCTCGATTTGTGGCAGTTGCATCACGTTTCTTTTTCCGAAGAACTCGACACCATTTTTAGTCCATCTGGCGCAATTAAAGCTTTAGAAGAAGCCATACAACAAAAACTGGTACGCTTCGCAGGTATTACCGGACATCACGATCCTCAAGTTATTGCCGAAGGCTTACGCCGCTATCCTTTCCACACTACACTCATACCTGTGAATGCCGCCGACAAACACCACCCACATCCATTTATCCCGGTGGTTCTACCAGTTGCTCAAGAAAAAAATGTCGGTGTGATTGCGATGAAAGTCCCAGCTTATGGTCGACTATTTAAACCAGGTGGATTGACAGGTATGGAGCAAGCTTTAGGTTACACAATGTCTCAGCCTGGAGTACATTGTTGTGTAATTGCGGCAGAAACTATTTCACAATTAGAGAGCAATGTCAAGATAGCGCGGGCTTTTGTGCCTCTCAAAAAGGAAGAATTGACTGCGATCGCACTGGCGGCGGCTAATGTCTGGGAAGATAGTACATTTTTCCGTACTTGGACTTAG
- a CDS encoding type II toxin-antitoxin system HicA family toxin: MPRLPRISGNEAIRALERLGFIQTRQTGSHIVLKKATLDGEIVCVVPVHRELKVGTLSGVLKQAKVTPEEFIDNL, from the coding sequence ATGCCTAGATTGCCAAGAATATCAGGCAATGAGGCAATTCGTGCATTAGAGCGCTTAGGATTTATTCAAACGAGACAAACTGGTAGTCATATTGTACTTAAAAAAGCAACTCTCGACGGGGAAATTGTTTGTGTTGTACCAGTCCACCGCGAGTTAAAAGTTGGTACACTCAGTGGTGTTCTTAAGCAAGCAAAAGTCACACCTGAAGAGTTTATAGACAATTTGTGA
- a CDS encoding type II toxin-antitoxin system HicB family antitoxin, with protein MKTKTLTAIVHKEEDMYVAECPEVGTVDQGETIEEALANLKEATRLFLEECPLLDTDASPRFVTSIEVSYA; from the coding sequence ATGAAGACCAAAACATTAACTGCCATTGTTCACAAAGAAGAAGATATGTATGTTGCTGAATGTCCTGAAGTCGGCACAGTTGACCAAGGGGAAACAATTGAAGAAGCTCTTGCTAATCTTAAAGAAGCTACAAGGCTATTCTTAGAAGAATGTCCTTTACTCGACACTGATGCTAGTCCCAGATTTGTAACAAGTATAGAAGTCAGTTATGCCTAG
- a CDS encoding prevent-host-death family protein, which translates to MTIKELLLQEIDNTPSELLEDLLEFLKSLKTAPNQPLATYRELLERIDYLETIVGIRKGLDEFEQGEGIPAEQALATLQHKFGIPPRP; encoded by the coding sequence ATGACGATCAAAGAATTGCTATTACAAGAAATTGACAACACTCCAAGTGAACTGCTAGAGGATCTACTTGAATTTTTGAAATCACTCAAAACAGCCCCAAACCAGCCCCTAGCCACATACAGAGAACTCTTAGAACGCATTGATTACTTAGAAACAATAGTAGGTATTCGTAAAGGACTAGATGAGTTTGAGCAGGGTGAAGGAATTCCTGCCGAGCAAGCTTTGGCAACCCTACAACACAAATTTGGCATTCCGCCTCGCCCATGA
- a CDS encoding type II toxin-antitoxin system RelE/ParE family toxin — MSYQVLIQPTAFQEIEMSYRWMCDNLGAEVANNWYYELQDAIASLQEFPNRCSIAPEVAVIGREIRQLWVGKRRKYRVLFVVKEEIVAILHVRHSRQSYLGEESE, encoded by the coding sequence ATGAGTTACCAAGTTCTTATTCAACCCACCGCTTTTCAAGAAATCGAAATGTCCTATCGTTGGATGTGCGACAATCTGGGTGCTGAAGTAGCGAACAACTGGTATTACGAACTTCAAGACGCTATCGCTTCGCTTCAAGAATTTCCTAATCGCTGTAGCATAGCGCCAGAAGTAGCAGTAATTGGTCGTGAAATTCGGCAACTTTGGGTTGGAAAACGAAGAAAATATCGAGTTTTGTTTGTTGTTAAAGAAGAAATTGTCGCAATTCTTCATGTTCGCCACAGTCGCCAATCCTATTTAGGTGAAGAATCTGAGTAA
- the nfi gene encoding deoxyribonuclease V (cleaves DNA at apurinic or apyrimidinic sites), translating to MKFYRDHAWPSTLEEAIVIQEKLRDQVITEDQLEEPIQYVAGVDMGFEADGTISRAAVAVLSFPDLQVIETSLAHRPTTFPYVPGFLSFREIPAVLDALEKIQTTPGIILCDGQGIAHPRRLGIASHLGLLIDMPTIGVAKSRLVGKFEELAETKGSSQPLIYDGETVGAVLRSRTGVKPLYISSGHRISLPTAIDYVLRCTPKYRLPETTRIADKLASDR from the coding sequence ATGAAGTTTTATCGAGATCATGCTTGGCCTTCAACGCTGGAAGAAGCCATAGTTATCCAAGAAAAGCTGCGAGATCAAGTAATTACTGAGGATCAACTAGAAGAACCGATCCAGTACGTTGCTGGAGTGGATATGGGTTTTGAAGCTGATGGAACTATTAGCCGTGCAGCTGTCGCAGTACTGAGTTTTCCTGATTTACAAGTAATTGAGACGAGCCTAGCACACCGTCCTACTACCTTTCCTTATGTTCCTGGATTCCTCTCATTTCGGGAAATTCCAGCTGTTCTCGATGCCCTGGAGAAAATTCAAACAACACCAGGTATTATCCTGTGTGATGGTCAAGGAATTGCTCATCCCCGCAGATTAGGTATAGCTAGCCATTTAGGGTTACTTATAGATATGCCAACAATTGGTGTAGCTAAGTCCAGGTTGGTAGGTAAGTTTGAGGAATTGGCAGAAACCAAAGGCAGCAGCCAACCACTGATATATGACGGTGAAACCGTCGGGGCTGTTTTGCGATCGCGCACCGGAGTAAAACCTTTGTATATCTCCAGTGGTCATCGCATTAGTTTACCGACAGCGATTGACTATGTATTACGCTGTACGCCAAAATATCGGCTGCCAGAAACTACACGCATTGCTGATAAATTAGCGTCGGATAGATAA
- a CDS encoding FHA domain-containing protein, giving the protein MNALTLQWHDAGQDKTQNIYEQQPSQNLGTVRIGRDPLRCDIILSHPTVSGLHVEIFFHHQQQRFYIRNLRSQNPPLVDGRQLVQGEMPLTEGTSISLGQIKLNVTKVSTGSIPATILMPPHPGHHHHSPTPPAPALGIYGLECPKCHKVSPGENLQIGCHWCGTSLAAAVSVLVAPGS; this is encoded by the coding sequence ATGAACGCACTAACTTTACAGTGGCACGATGCAGGTCAAGATAAAACTCAGAACATTTACGAACAACAGCCAAGTCAAAATCTTGGTACTGTCCGCATTGGTCGCGATCCCCTACGGTGCGATATTATTTTGAGTCATCCTACTGTATCTGGTCTGCACGTTGAAATATTTTTTCATCACCAGCAACAGCGCTTTTATATCAGAAATTTGCGATCGCAAAATCCCCCCCTTGTCGATGGACGGCAATTAGTCCAAGGTGAAATGCCGTTAACAGAGGGTACTAGTATCTCTTTGGGACAAATAAAACTCAACGTTACTAAAGTTTCCACAGGCAGCATTCCAGCAACAATTTTAATGCCACCACATCCCGGACATCATCACCATTCGCCAACACCTCCCGCGCCAGCGCTAGGAATTTATGGTTTAGAATGCCCCAAATGTCATAAAGTTTCCCCAGGAGAGAATCTGCAAATTGGCTGTCATTGGTGTGGAACATCTTTGGCTGCGGCAGTGAGTGTTTTAGTAGCACCGGGTAGTTAG
- a CDS encoding FHA domain-containing protein gives MTNDLQIQLSWEEPATGERREPRLNIPIAFGREFPRLPAELRGMRVSRMLLNSNEVSRYHALIDWEQDRLVVIDQGSVNGVYVNGKPQTRSVLTNGDTLQIGPYVITVKFGASASEPDTSPPSTIHFNANTNLPDPTLPVAQPLTPLASNFPPLAFQAENVAVQALHATGLSVDESDYLAIGAGLGSFVWADLLRISGVRPDKIVALGLEAEPYARYKRLCLNSQIPLYERLRSNSDSCPDNIWGWPSYALREAWRDCSKGQINSALKYLWQVFAEPTFAETYTPRAGNVFDSIDREAKRIGWNQIYRYGRVRAIRKTDDGRYCVAYSRAPGNYAFLVTRYLHLATGYPAIQFLPDLQAYREKYQDFKSVVNAYEAHDHVYEQLERQGGTVLIRGRGIVASRIIQRIYEARKRNRNIAVLHLMRSPKPQGNKFQNTQRLVKNHYEFQPFNWPKACWGGELRAMLEKATPDERKRLLADWGGTTTADRQDWQQITAQGISEGWYQITFGEVLDVERDVQNRTITSIREQSFGEIKLLADFIVDATGLDAKVDANPLIADLVKHYNLPVNHLGRLTVANNFELVEMRSGKGQMYAAGAITLGGPYAAVDSFLGLQYAALVAIDGLAATRAPGVHRLNTINSFSQWLKWVLNQSP, from the coding sequence ATGACAAATGACTTGCAAATCCAATTAAGTTGGGAAGAACCAGCGACAGGAGAACGGCGAGAACCAAGGTTGAATATACCGATCGCTTTTGGTCGAGAATTCCCTCGCTTACCTGCCGAACTCAGGGGGATGCGCGTTTCTCGGATGCTGCTTAACAGTAACGAAGTTTCTCGCTACCATGCCCTAATTGACTGGGAACAAGACCGGTTAGTGGTGATTGACCAAGGCAGCGTTAACGGTGTATATGTCAACGGTAAACCACAAACGCGCAGTGTTTTGACTAATGGCGATACATTGCAAATTGGCCCTTATGTAATCACAGTGAAATTTGGTGCTAGCGCCTCTGAGCCAGATACCAGCCCACCTTCAACGATTCACTTCAACGCAAATACCAATCTTCCAGACCCCACATTACCTGTTGCCCAGCCGCTAACGCCCTTGGCAAGTAATTTCCCGCCACTAGCGTTTCAAGCGGAAAATGTCGCCGTGCAAGCGCTTCACGCTACAGGTTTATCAGTAGATGAATCTGATTATCTAGCGATCGGGGCGGGATTGGGTAGCTTTGTTTGGGCTGATTTACTGCGAATTAGTGGTGTGCGTCCTGACAAGATTGTAGCTTTGGGATTGGAAGCAGAGCCTTATGCTCGTTACAAGCGCCTTTGTTTGAATTCGCAAATTCCCTTATATGAAAGACTGCGTTCTAATTCTGACTCTTGCCCTGATAATATTTGGGGTTGGCCTAGTTATGCCTTGCGCGAGGCTTGGCGTGATTGCAGCAAGGGACAGATAAACTCAGCATTGAAGTATTTATGGCAAGTGTTTGCTGAACCAACATTTGCTGAAACTTATACACCCCGTGCGGGTAATGTCTTTGATTCCATAGACCGGGAAGCGAAGCGCATTGGCTGGAATCAAATTTATCGCTATGGGCGAGTTCGGGCAATTCGCAAAACTGATGATGGCAGATATTGCGTAGCCTATTCTCGCGCCCCAGGAAATTATGCTTTTTTAGTTACTCGTTATTTACATTTAGCTACTGGATATCCAGCAATTCAGTTTCTTCCAGATTTGCAAGCTTATAGAGAAAAATATCAAGATTTTAAATCTGTCGTCAATGCTTATGAAGCCCACGATCATGTTTATGAGCAACTAGAGCGACAAGGTGGTACGGTATTGATTCGGGGACGGGGAATTGTGGCTTCGCGGATTATTCAGCGCATTTATGAAGCCAGAAAGCGAAATCGGAATATTGCAGTTTTGCATTTAATGCGATCGCCAAAACCTCAAGGTAACAAATTTCAAAATACCCAGCGCCTAGTCAAAAATCATTACGAATTTCAACCCTTTAACTGGCCCAAAGCCTGTTGGGGCGGCGAACTCCGGGCAATGTTAGAAAAAGCCACCCCCGATGAACGCAAGCGTTTACTAGCAGACTGGGGTGGAACAACCACCGCCGACCGCCAGGACTGGCAGCAAATTACTGCCCAAGGCATCAGCGAAGGCTGGTATCAAATTACCTTTGGTGAGGTGCTAGATGTAGAACGAGATGTCCAAAACCGAACTATTACCAGTATCCGAGAGCAAAGCTTTGGGGAAATAAAATTGCTAGCTGATTTTATTGTTGATGCGACTGGACTGGATGCGAAAGTAGATGCCAATCCTCTGATAGCAGATTTAGTAAAACATTACAATCTTCCAGTCAATCATTTGGGGCGATTGACTGTAGCGAACAATTTTGAACTAGTAGAAATGCGTAGTGGCAAAGGTCAAATGTATGCTGCTGGGGCTATTACTTTAGGTGGCCCTTATGCTGCCGTTGATAGTTTTTTGGGCTTGCAATATGCTGCATTAGTCGCCATTGATGGACTCGCCGCCACCCGTGCGCCTGGAGTCCATCGTTTGAATACTATAAATTCCTTTAGCCAGTGGTTGAAGTGGGTGTTAAATCAGTCACCTTAG